From the genome of Flavobacterium sediminis:
ACTTTGAAAGCTTTTGTGCCGGACTTGGCTAAAAAATTATCCGTATTCGTTGGGTTAATTATTACGAACTGTATCATCATGGGGCGTTTCGAAGCATTTGCTTTGGGTAACACACCTTGGAAATCGTTCTTAGATGGAGTTGGTAACGGATTAGGATATGGAGTTATTTTAGTAATCGTTGGTTTTTTCCGTGAATTATTTGGTTCTGGTGATTTATTCGGTATTGGGAAAACTTATTTAGGACATCCGTTATTAGGAAATCCAATTAAAGGTGAACTTTCTGGATTATATGCATTAGGATATGAAAACAATGGTTTCATGTTGTTGGCTCCAATGGCGTTAATTACTCTTGGTTTAATCATCGGTTTCCAACGCTCTAGAAATAAAAGTTTAATCGAAGAAACACACTAAGAAATGGAATTATTACAATTATTTTTAAAGTCAATTTTTATTGATAATATGGTATTCGCTACATTCTTAGGAATGTGTTCTTACCTTGCGGTTTCTAAAAAAGTATCTACAGCTGTAGGTCTTGGTGCTGCGGTAATCTTCGTAATGTTTGTAACGGTACCGGTTAACTACTTGTTAGATCAATATTTACTTCGCCCGGGAGCTTTGGCTTGGTTAGGAGAAGAATATGCAGAATATGATTTAAGTTTTCTTACCTTCATTTTATTCATTGCTACAATTGCTACTATGGTACAGTTGGTGGAAATGATCGTTGAGAAATTTGCTCCGGCATTATATAACTCATTAGGGATCTTTTTACCCTTGATCGCGGTAAACTGTGCGATCTTAGGAGGTTCGTTGTTCATGCAACAAAAAGAATTTGCTAATATTACTGAAGCAACAGTTTATGGAGTAGGTTCAGGTATAGGATGGTTCTTGGCTATTTTAGCAATTGGTGCTATTCGTGAAAAGATCAGATATTCAAACGTTCCGCCGGCTTTCAGAGGTTTAGGTATTACCTTTATTTTAACCGGTTTAATGGCTATCGGATTCATGTCATTCGGTGGTATGTTAACAGGTGGTGATGAAGCTCCTAAAAAAGAAGTGGTAGAAAACATCGCTCCGGCACAAGAAGAAATTCCTGTAGAAGTAGTGCCTGATTCTACTGTTGTGGAAACTGTAAAAGATTCATTAACCGAAATAGCACAAAATTAATTATGATAGCATTAGAAGTAAGCACTACGGGATTAATAACAACAACCGTAATCGCATTTTTAGTTTTATTATTGGTTTTGGTTGCTATTATTTTGTTTGCTAAAGCAAAATTAGTTCCTTCAGGACCGGTAAAAATTACAATCAATAAAGAAAATGAAATTGAAGTAGGTTCAGGATCATCACTATTGTCTACTTTAGGTGGTGCTAAGATTTTTCTACCATCAGCATGTGGTGGAGGTGGAACTTGTATCCAATGTAAATGTAAAGTTCTATCCGGAGGAGGAGAAGCATTGCCTACAGAAACGCCGCATTTTAACAGAAGAGAATTAGCAGAAGGTTGGCGTTTAGGATGTCAGGTTAAAGTAAAAGGAGACATGGTTATCGAGGTACCGGAAGAAATTTTCGGGATCAAAAAATTCGAAGCTAAAGTGTACTCTAACTATAACGTAGCATCATTTATTAAAGAATTTGTGGTAGAATTACCCGAAGATATGCACTATGAGCCGGGAGGTTATATTCAGATTGAAATCCCACCATGTGAGATCAATTATAGAGATATAGACATCTCTGCCCATCCTGTTGAGCATCCGGGAGCACCGGATAAATTCCAATTAGAATGGGATAAATTCAACTTGTGGCCTTTAGTCATGAAAAATACGGAAACGGTAGAAAGAGCTTATTCCATGGCTTCTTACCCTGCTGAAGGACGTAAGATTATGTTGAATGTTCGTGTTGCTACTCCGCCATGGGACAGAGCTGCCAATGGTTGGATGAAAGTAAATCCGGGTATTGCATCGTCTTATATTTTCTCAAGAAAACAGGGAGATCCTGTAACCGTATCAGGACCTTATGGTGAATTCTTCATCAACGAGTCTGATGCTGAGATGGTTTACATCGGTGGAGGTGCAGGTATGGCGCCAATGCGTTCGCATTTGTACCACTTGTTTCGTACCGTAAAAACAGGAAGAAAAGTTTCGTATTGGTACGGTGGACGTTCTAAACGTGAGTTGTTCTATGTAGATCACTTTAGAGCTTTAGAAAAAGACTTCCCTAATTTCCGTTTCTATATCGCTCTTTCTGAGCCGTTAGAAGAAGATAATTGGAAAGTAAAAGAGAATGTTGATGCACCGGGTGACGGTTTCGTAGGATTCATTCACAATGTAGTAATTGACAATCATTTGAAAAACCATGAAGCACCGGAAGATATCGAATTCTATTTCTGTGGACCACCAATGATGAATAATGCAGTTGTAAAAATGTGTGACGATTGGGAGTACCGAAAGAGAATGTTCGTTTTGACGACTTCGGAGGCTAATCCGATTAAGAATATAAAAACTAAAAAACCGATTCTTTTTGAATCGGTTTTTTTATTACCCTAAGGCAAATCCGTATTTTTGTACTATGGAAGAACTAAGCTTGCAAGAATTGCATCAAATAGCAATGAATCACGTGGGGAAAGATTTAGAATCTAAAGATTTTGAATTCATCGCCATAAACAGTCAGTTGCGAAAACATCCGCAGTTTATTTGTGTCGATAAAGCCAATACATTGCACTTTGTTATGGTACAGGTTGTTTTATATCCTGAGAATCCTAATGAATACGATGTGGTCTTTATGGAAACTTTTTTAAAGCATGCTAAAGAGAAAAAAGCTAAGGTGCTGTTTGCCGGTGTAGGAATAGCAAATGCCACTGATTTTGAATTACCGATTTACAGAACGTCAGATTATATTATCAATTATGATGGATTTAAAGTTTTATTATAGCCTGATATTAGGGCTGCTTTTATGGAGCTGTCAACAACCTGAAGAAGAGACGTTTTTCGTCATTCAAGGACAAGCTCAGGGAAGTACATACAGTATAAAATATATTGCTAAAGAAGAATTAGTAAGCAAAATTGAGATTGATTCTTTATTGGAAGCTTTTGATAATTCTCTTTCCACCTATAAATCAACATCAAAGATTGCAAAAGTTAATTCAGGTGATACAACAATAGTTGTTGATAAATGGTTTACTGATACTTTTAATGCGTCTCAAAAGATATATAAGGAAACGAACGGTTTGTTTGATCCTACTATCGGAGTTTTGGTCAATGCTTATGGATTTGGTCCGGGACATCAGCACCATAACCTGAGTCCGTATCAAATTGATAGTTTGCTACAATATGTCGGTTTTTCCAAAGTGAAGATCAGTCCAAGCCAAACTATTCATAAAGATTTTCCGCAAACGTATTTTGATTTCAATGCTATAGCGCAAGGTTATTCAGTAGATGTAACGGTTGATTTTTTGAAATCAAAAGGGATTCAGGACGCTATTGTCGAAATCGGAGGAGAGTTGTTTGCTATAGGAAAAAATACGATTCAAGATAAAAACTGGATAGTCGGAATAGATGATCCGCTGCAAACACCCGAAGAAAGAAAATTGATCGCAACGATAGCAGTTGAAAATTTAGGGATGGCTACATCCGGAAATTACAGAAAAGTAATAACTGATTCGATAACCGGAGAAAAATTTGTGCATACTATTAATCCGAAAACCGGAAAGCCACAAAAAAGTAATGTGCTTAGCGCAACGGTTTTGGCTTCCACATGTATGATGGCTGATGGTTATGCGACAGCCTTTATGGTAATGTCTTTAGAGCAAGGGAAAGAATTCTTGAAAAAGCATCCTGAATTGTATGTAATGATTATGTATGCAGATGAAAATAATAAATTACAACAACTACAAACAGAAAATTTTAAATTACTTTTAAAATAATTGCCACTTCGAGTGGAGTCGAGAAGTCACACAATCGGAAAGATTATTATTTTTTAAACTGTTTTAGAAAACTATTTAAAAACGACCGGAATGATTTCGCCTTTGGCTAAACAATAGCGATCTACTTGTTCCGGTGATAGTTTTGCGGTATAGTCTACTTCGTTTACTTTGAAGCCGATGCTTCGCAGTTTGTCAAAATAATCCCTCCCGTAAACGCGTACATGGTCGTACTGTCCGAAAATTTTAGCGCGCTCTTTAGGATCCGTAATACTGTCATCCGTAAACGTAACAGCACGGTTTAAGTCTTGTGGGATCTGGAAGATTCCCCAACCTCCCGGTTTCATTACCCGATATAATTCCTGCATTGCTTTTGTGTCATCAGGAATGTGCTCTAACACATGGTTGCAAAAAACAATGTCATAGCTGTTGTTTTTAAAAGGCAAATTACAGATATCGGCTTTTACATCGGCTAATGGTGATAACAGGTCGGTTGTGGTGTATTCTAAATTGGCTTGTTTTTTAAAACGCTTGTAAAATTCCTGTTCCGGAGCAAAATGCAGAACCTTTAGCTTCTTTTCAGAGCTGAAAAAATCAGTTTCATTTTGCAGGTACAACCACAATAAACGATGTCTTTCTAAAGAAAGTGTACTGGGTGAGAGTACATTATTGCGTTGGTTTCCGTAGCCATAAGGTAAGAACATACGGAAGCTTTTGCCGTCAATAGGATCCGTATAGCGATTTCCTTTCAACAGAAAAGCCAGAACAGGTCGTACCACTATACTCAAACGGATTAAGATAGGACGGGGAATAGTATTTAAAACAAGCTTGAATAATTTCTTCATTATAACACTAAAGGAACTTGTCTCAGACCATCTTCTTCATTACTGGTAATGCCTAACGCTTCGTAGATGTAAGCAAATGTTGAAAGCAACTCAGGTTTACCGTCAATAATAGCAACATCATGTTCAAAGTGAGCACTTGGTTTACCGTCAGCAGTTGTAATTGTCCAACCGTCTTTATGCTGACGAATGTTTTTAGTCCCCAGATTGATCATTGGTTCTATAGCCAGAACCATTCCGTTCACTAATTTTTTACCGCGACCTCTTTTACCATAGTTCGGTACTTCAGGGTCTTCGTGCATTTTTCGACCTAAACCATGTCCGCACAATTCACGGACAACACCATAACCGTGTTTTTCACAATATTGCTGAATTGCATAACCAATGTCTTCCACACGATTTCCTGCTCTGGTTTCACGAATTCCTACGTATAATGATTCTTTTGTTATTTTTAAAAGCTCTTTAGTTTCGGGAGCTATTTCACCTACTTCAAAAGTATAAGCGTGATCTCCGTAAAAGCCATTTTTTAAAGCACCACAATCCACAGAGATGATGTTGCCTTCCTGTAACGGAGTATTATTCGGAATACCATGTACAACTTGAGCATTAGGACTCATACAAAGTGAGTTCGGAAAGCCATACATTCCTAAAAAGGCAGGTTCTGCTCCGTAGTCTCTGATGAATTCTTCTGCTAATTTATCTAAATATAATGAGGTAACACCGGGTTTAACTTCTTTGGCAAGCATGCCTAATGTTTTAGAAACAATCAAAGCACTTTCGCGCATTAATTCGATTTCTTCTTTAGTTTTTAAAACAATCATTCTTTGAAAAATTAAAGTGCAAAAGTACAACAATTAATCCTTTTTTGAAGTTCAGAGACAGACTTTTGAGGGAGCGGAGGCAATTTTGTCTGCGAAAAGTAGTAAATTGACCGTATAAAAGAGTGAGGAATATCATTTTTAGGTTGAAAACCTCAAGTTAACTTTGTTGAAAATAAATAAAAAACAAAATATGAGTAAGTATGTTTCGGCTGCAGATGCTTTAAAAGTAGTGCAGTCGGGTAATAGGGTTTATGTGCAGGCGGCTGCGGCTACACCAACAGCCCTGACAAAGGCTTTGGCAGACAGAGCCGGGGAACTTCGCAATGTAGAAGTTTGTCATTTGCACACAGAAGGAGAAGCTGCTTATGCCAACCTAGATCTGGCTGAGAGTTTTCATGTGAATTCTTTTTTTATCGGGGCTAATGTTCGTCACACGCTGAAAGCAGGGAACGGATCTTATACTCCGGTTTTTTTGAGCGAACTACCTCATTTGTTTCGCAATAAGATCGTACATTTAGACGTAGCGCTTATTCACGTTTCACCACCTGATAGTCATGGCTATTGTTCTTTAGGGGTCTCCGTTGAGGCTACTGTGGCAGCTATTGAAAATGCTAAATACATTATCGCTCAGGTAAATCCGAATATGCCCAGAACTTTCGGAGACGGTGTGTTGCATGTAAGTGAGATCGATTATCTGGTTGAAGTCAATGAACCGATCTATGCTCATGAGGTAGCACCGTTTACCAAAGAAGAAGAAAAGATAGGGGAATATATAGCCTCATTGATAGAAGACAGAAGTACGTTGCAAATGGGGATCGGTTCTATTCCTAATGCGGCTTTAAGTAAACTGGTCCATCACAAAGATCTGGGACTGCATACAGAAATGTTTTCAGACGGGGTAATAGACCTGATCGAAAAAGATGTGATCAATTGTAATTATAAAGGTGTTTTGAGAGGTAGAGCTCTGGCTACATTTTTAGTAGGTTCTAAACGGTTGTATGATTTTGTAGATGATAATCCGTTTTTAGTAATGAAAGAATCCTCTATGGTAAATGATACGGCTTTTATTCGTAAGAATCCTAAAATGGTAGCTATTAATTCGGCTATTGAAGTGGATTTGACCGGACAGGTTTGTGCAGATTCCATTGGGACAAGAATGTATTCAGGGGTTGGTGGCCAAATGGATTTTATAAGAGGGGCCTCTTTAAGTGAAGGCGGAAAAGCAATTATTGCTCTGCCATCTGTGACTAAGAGAGGAGAAAGCCGAATTGTTCCGTTCTTAAAAGAAGGAGCCGGAGTGGTTACAACGCGGGCACATGTTCATTATGTGATTACGGAAAACGGAATTGCTGATTTGTATGGAAAAACATTACAGCAGCGCCAAAAAGAATTAGTTAGAATTGCACATCCAGATCATCAGGAGGCAATAGAAAGGGCCTTTAGTACTATGAAATAGTTAAGAAATTATAAATATTTGAAAATAAATTAAATAAAAGAGAAAAGGAGAGAGATAAAAGATTACCTTTACTCCCAATTAAAATTAATTCAATGAACATTTTTGTAGGAAGCCTTCCTTATAACGTAGAGGAAGCAGATTTAAGAGAGTATTTTGAGGAATACGGTGAAGTAACTTCAGCTAAACTGATAACGGATAAATTTACCGGAAGAAGTAAAGGTTTTGGCTTCATTGAAATGCCTGATGATGAAGCGGCACAAAAAGCAATTGACGAGCTTAATGGTGCTAAGATTGACGGTCGTTCAATTGTGGTAAACAAATCAGAACCGAAACCGCAAGGAGAAAGAAAACCTTTCAATAGAAATGGTGGTGGAAACAGAGGAGGTTTTTCGAACTCAAGAGACAACAATAGAGGACGTTACTAATATTCTTTTGGATACAATAAAATAAAAATCCCGCATTTAGCGGGATTTTTTATGGATTGGCTAAAGTTTTATATAAAGAGATCCCGGCGTTGAGATAGGAAATTTCTAAATTGATTTCAGATATTTTGGCGGAAACCAATGAGTTTTCTCTGGAATTGATCACAAATAAGGAGCTTTCGCCCATTTCAAACAGGCGTTCTTCTCCGTCTAACATGTGTTGGTAATCGTTCACCAAAGAGGTATTTATTTCCATTTGATCTTGTAAGGATAAGATTTCTTGCTTTCCGGCTTCGATCTTATTGCTAATGTTCAGTTTTTCAAAATCTAAGGTGTATTGGTAATCCTGGAGCTTTATTTTTGCCAGTTTTAAATTAGCACGCTCTTTTCGCAAGAACAATGGAAAATAAAAATTAACGCCGAATTTATAATCTTCAAAGCGATAATTATCAAAAGCACTGGGCTCTGATAGGTAGTTATAG
Proteins encoded in this window:
- a CDS encoding NADH:ubiquinone reductase (Na(+)-transporting) subunit D translates to MADNKTKEKEPLFSKKNLGLIKDPLADNNPITVQVLGICSALAITAELKASVIMALSVIFVTAMGNVVISLMRNIIPNSIRIITQLVVAATLVILVDLTLKAFVPDLAKKLSVFVGLIITNCIIMGRFEAFALGNTPWKSFLDGVGNGLGYGVILVIVGFFRELFGSGDLFGIGKTYLGHPLLGNPIKGELSGLYALGYENNGFMLLAPMALITLGLIIGFQRSRNKSLIEETH
- the nqrE gene encoding NADH:ubiquinone reductase (Na(+)-transporting) subunit E, whose product is MELLQLFLKSIFIDNMVFATFLGMCSYLAVSKKVSTAVGLGAAVIFVMFVTVPVNYLLDQYLLRPGALAWLGEEYAEYDLSFLTFILFIATIATMVQLVEMIVEKFAPALYNSLGIFLPLIAVNCAILGGSLFMQQKEFANITEATVYGVGSGIGWFLAILAIGAIREKIRYSNVPPAFRGLGITFILTGLMAIGFMSFGGMLTGGDEAPKKEVVENIAPAQEEIPVEVVPDSTVVETVKDSLTEIAQN
- a CDS encoding Na(+)-translocating NADH-quinone reductase subunit F, translating into MEELSLQELHQIAMNHVGKDLESKDFEFIAINSQLRKHPQFICVDKANTLHFVMVQVVLYPENPNEYDVVFMETFLKHAKEKKAKVLFAGVGIANATDFELPIYRTSDYIINYDGFKVLL
- a CDS encoding FAD:protein FMN transferase, with the protein product MMDLKFYYSLILGLLLWSCQQPEEETFFVIQGQAQGSTYSIKYIAKEELVSKIEIDSLLEAFDNSLSTYKSTSKIAKVNSGDTTIVVDKWFTDTFNASQKIYKETNGLFDPTIGVLVNAYGFGPGHQHHNLSPYQIDSLLQYVGFSKVKISPSQTIHKDFPQTYFDFNAIAQGYSVDVTVDFLKSKGIQDAIVEIGGELFAIGKNTIQDKNWIVGIDDPLQTPEERKLIATIAVENLGMATSGNYRKVITDSITGEKFVHTINPKTGKPQKSNVLSATVLASTCMMADGYATAFMVMSLEQGKEFLKKHPELYVMIMYADENNKLQQLQTENFKLLLK
- a CDS encoding class I SAM-dependent methyltransferase: MKKLFKLVLNTIPRPILIRLSIVVRPVLAFLLKGNRYTDPIDGKSFRMFLPYGYGNQRNNVLSPSTLSLERHRLLWLYLQNETDFFSSEKKLKVLHFAPEQEFYKRFKKQANLEYTTTDLLSPLADVKADICNLPFKNNSYDIVFCNHVLEHIPDDTKAMQELYRVMKPGGWGIFQIPQDLNRAVTFTDDSITDPKERAKIFGQYDHVRVYGRDYFDKLRSIGFKVNEVDYTAKLSPEQVDRYCLAKGEIIPVVFK
- the map gene encoding type I methionyl aminopeptidase, coding for MIVLKTKEEIELMRESALIVSKTLGMLAKEVKPGVTSLYLDKLAEEFIRDYGAEPAFLGMYGFPNSLCMSPNAQVVHGIPNNTPLQEGNIISVDCGALKNGFYGDHAYTFEVGEIAPETKELLKITKESLYVGIRETRAGNRVEDIGYAIQQYCEKHGYGVVRELCGHGLGRKMHEDPEVPNYGKRGRGKKLVNGMVLAIEPMINLGTKNIRQHKDGWTITTADGKPSAHFEHDVAIIDGKPELLSTFAYIYEALGITSNEEDGLRQVPLVL
- a CDS encoding acetyl-CoA hydrolase/transferase family protein; its protein translation is MSKYVSAADALKVVQSGNRVYVQAAAATPTALTKALADRAGELRNVEVCHLHTEGEAAYANLDLAESFHVNSFFIGANVRHTLKAGNGSYTPVFLSELPHLFRNKIVHLDVALIHVSPPDSHGYCSLGVSVEATVAAIENAKYIIAQVNPNMPRTFGDGVLHVSEIDYLVEVNEPIYAHEVAPFTKEEEKIGEYIASLIEDRSTLQMGIGSIPNAALSKLVHHKDLGLHTEMFSDGVIDLIEKDVINCNYKGVLRGRALATFLVGSKRLYDFVDDNPFLVMKESSMVNDTAFIRKNPKMVAINSAIEVDLTGQVCADSIGTRMYSGVGGQMDFIRGASLSEGGKAIIALPSVTKRGESRIVPFLKEGAGVVTTRAHVHYVITENGIADLYGKTLQQRQKELVRIAHPDHQEAIERAFSTMK
- a CDS encoding RNA recognition motif domain-containing protein, giving the protein MNIFVGSLPYNVEEADLREYFEEYGEVTSAKLITDKFTGRSKGFGFIEMPDDEAAQKAIDELNGAKIDGRSIVVNKSEPKPQGERKPFNRNGGGNRGGFSNSRDNNRGRY